In the genome of Pan troglodytes isolate AG18354 chromosome 15, NHGRI_mPanTro3-v2.0_pri, whole genome shotgun sequence, one region contains:
- the LOC129136931 gene encoding putative uncharacterized protein encoded by LINC00269 — translation LLRQGLTVSSRLECSGVITANCSLDLLGSSESPTSASQVAGTTGQAGLELLTSCDPPASASQSAGITGMSHRAQPVTRERLQRLCLPKLLRAPAVREKTLNQGDF, via the exons cttttgagacagggtctcactgtgtcatccaggctggagtgcagtggggtgatcacagctaactgcagccttgacctcctgggttcaagcgagtctcctacatcagcctcccaagtagctgggactaca ggccaggctggtcttgaactcctgacctcatgtgacccgcctgcctcagcctcccaaagtgctgggattacaggcatgagccaccgagcccagccag TGACGCGCGAGCGGCTGCAGCGACTGTGCCTCCCGAAGCTGCTTCGGGCCCCAGCGGTGAGGGAGAAGACTCTCAACCAGGGTGACTTCTAG